Genomic DNA from Acidobacteriota bacterium:
CGCCACCCAACGACCCTCGGTGGATGTGATCACCGGGATCATCAAAGCCAATTTCCCCTGCCGTATCTCCTTCCGCGTCTCCTCGAAGATAGATTCAAGGACGATAATCGATATCGCTGGTGCGGAAAAACTATTGGGTAAGGGGGATATGCTCTTCCTTCCTCCGGGCAGTTCCTCCCTCATCAGGCTTCACGGAGCCTTTATCACCGAGGAGGAGACTCTCAGGATCGTAGAGTTCCTCAAAAAGCAGGCAAAACCCACCTTCGACTACTCGATAACCGAAGCGCAAGAGGAAGAGCCCCTCATCCTGGAAGGGGAAAGGGATGAACTATACCAGAAAGCGGTCGAGCTGGTCATCGCTACCGGCTATGCCTCCATCTCCCATATCCAGCGAAAATTGAGACTGGGATACAACCGAGCAGCAAGGATGGTGGAGCTTATGGAGGAAGAAGGAATAGTGGGACCGCCTGAGGGGAGCAAGCCGAGAAAACTACTCGTTGGACCCGAATATCTGGAACGGCTTAGAAAAAAATAACGCCTTACCCCGAGGCGTTATCAACAAGAGATAAAGAGGAAAAAATCTTAGGAAAAGCTCTTTACCGCTTCATCCTCATCATCGTAGATATCGAAGACACTCATCAACTGGGTGATTTGGAGGATATCTTTTATCTTGGGGGAGAGATTGAGTAGCTTCATCTTACCACCACTTCTGGCAACAGTGGTGAAGGAAGCGATCAATTCACCCACTCCAGAACTGTCCATATAATCCACATTAGCCATATTGACCAGGATGTTCTTCTCTCCCTTGTCGAGAAGCTCCTTTATATGCTTCCTAAGGAGCACATCCCCTTCTCCGATGGTTATCTTTCCCTTGAGATCAAGGATATTTACATCTCCACTCTTTCTGATATTGGTTCTCATCGCTTCTCACTCCTTCCTTTGGTTATTTTTCATTTATCGGTTTAGACTCTATCATTACTATCCAAAACAAGTCAAGGCTTTTAGGCATTATCCTTAAGGCGAATGAGAAGCAGGGTCAGATCGTCGGAAAAAGGCTTCTCTCCAGTAAATGTAAGGAGATCATCGATTATCCTCTCCCTTAGCTTCGCCAAGGGAAGATCCCGCTCCCTTTTTACCAATGAGATGAGCCTCTCCTCCCCATACTCCTCCTCTTTCTCATTGGTCGCTTCGGTCAACCCATCGGAGTAAAGGAGAAGGAGGTCTCCCGGTATAAGCTCAACCTCATCCATCTCGTACCTTACCTCAGGGAAAATACCGAGGAAAAACCCCCCCTTCTTGAGTTCCTCCACTTTCCCATCCCTACGAATG
This window encodes:
- a CDS encoding serine/threonine-protein phosphatase, with the translated sequence IRRDGKVEELKKGGFFLGIFPEVRYEMDEVELIPGDLLLLYSDGLTEATNEKEEEYGEERLISLVKRERDLPLAKLRERIIDDLLTFTGEKPFSDDLTLLLIRLKDNA
- a CDS encoding STAS domain-containing protein translates to MRTNIRKSGDVNILDLKGKITIGEGDVLLRKHIKELLDKGEKNILVNMANVDYMDSSGVGELIASFTTVARSGGKMKLLNLSPKIKDILQITQLMSVFDIYDDEDEAVKSFS